One Kallotenue papyrolyticum genomic window carries:
- a CDS encoding DUF5667 domain-containing protein yields MHGWRPTDRLASLLDRAIDRLDKATPEELAQSTPHSADQLLPLLQVADRLRASGQVRMPADARERVRARMQQAVAAQRRRATRRHPAPALRRMALAVALLMLLLVGSLSSLTAVAARSLPGDALYTWKRASEEIWLRVQPSPARAAHVALTLANRRVEEARRLFETRGVVDPTLVTTLTNEYRRALALLAVAPPEAVPQLSQQIRQASAEHAAVLSALAAQTSGPQRAVLASAAEISIQLQQAVEQQRLIPDQLPLPPSSAATATPTATAPPTPTLAVTIGEPRSILVPSTEATIVVPSPGPPNAPPLDTASPAVPLPSPTIQPPRGGVPSALPPASPTVPAHNGPPRATPTIPAVVLPPPPPPQPPVPTPAPPTDTPVPTLAPSDTPVPTAPPEPTRGKPTDVPGPPPEPPGKPTDVPGPPPEPPGKPPEPPGRGRP; encoded by the coding sequence ATGCACGGCTGGAGACCAACCGATCGGCTGGCGAGCCTGCTTGATCGCGCCATCGATCGGCTGGACAAAGCAACACCGGAGGAACTGGCACAGAGCACCCCCCACTCAGCCGACCAATTACTGCCGCTGTTGCAGGTCGCCGATCGGCTGCGCGCTAGCGGTCAGGTGCGCATGCCCGCCGATGCCCGTGAACGTGTCCGGGCACGGATGCAGCAGGCAGTCGCTGCACAACGTCGGCGCGCAACTAGGCGGCATCCCGCGCCGGCGCTGCGCCGCATGGCGCTGGCCGTGGCACTGCTCATGCTGCTGCTGGTCGGCAGTCTTTCCTCGCTCACAGCAGTAGCGGCCCGCTCGCTTCCGGGCGATGCGCTCTACACCTGGAAACGCGCCAGCGAAGAGATCTGGCTGCGTGTGCAGCCGTCGCCCGCGCGCGCAGCACACGTCGCGCTGACGCTGGCCAATCGTCGCGTTGAAGAGGCGCGGCGTCTGTTTGAGACACGCGGCGTCGTCGATCCGACGCTGGTCACCACGCTCACCAACGAGTATCGCCGCGCCCTGGCGCTGTTGGCGGTCGCGCCACCGGAAGCAGTACCTCAACTCTCGCAGCAAATCCGCCAGGCCAGCGCCGAACATGCGGCCGTGCTGAGCGCGCTGGCCGCCCAAACCAGCGGCCCGCAGCGCGCCGTGCTGGCCAGTGCGGCTGAAATTAGCATTCAGCTCCAGCAGGCGGTCGAACAACAGCGCCTGATACCTGATCAGCTCCCACTGCCGCCCAGCAGTGCTGCCACGGCTACACCCACCGCGACGGCCCCACCGACGCCGACGCTCGCCGTAACCATCGGTGAGCCGCGCTCGATCCTTGTGCCATCCACGGAAGCCACGATCGTGGTACCGTCGCCTGGACCACCAAACGCGCCACCGCTGGACACAGCATCACCGGCTGTGCCGTTGCCGTCCCCGACGATCCAGCCACCAAGGGGCGGTGTGCCGAGCGCGCTGCCCCCGGCCAGCCCTACCGTGCCCGCGCACAACGGCCCGCCGCGCGCAACGCCAACCATCCCAGCGGTCGTGCTACCGCCACCGCCACCACCGCAACCGCCGGTGCCCACACCGGCGCCACCAACCGACACGCCCGTGCCAACGCTGGCCCCCAGCGACACACCCGTACCTACTGCGCCACCAGAGCCAACGCGCGGCAAGCCCACCGACGTGCCCGGGCCGCCACCCGAGCCGCCCGGCAAGCCCACCGACGTGCCCGGGCCGCCACCCGAGCCGCCCGGCAAGCCGCCCGAACCACCAGGTCGTGGACGGCCGTAG